Proteins found in one Stigmatopora nigra isolate UIUO_SnigA chromosome 15, RoL_Snig_1.1, whole genome shotgun sequence genomic segment:
- the cnn1b gene encoding calponin-1, which translates to MSQHFRSGPAFGLSAEVKSKLAGKYDPHMEEALRLWIQDVTSSKIGENFMESLKDGVLLCELINVLQPGSVKKINRSSQNWHQLENIGNFVRAITEYGLKPHDIFEANDLFENANHTQVQSTLITLAGMTKSKGFHSKYDIGVKYAEKQQRRFAPEKLREGRNIIGLQMGTNKLASQKGMTSYGTRRHLYDSKMGMENPMDQSTISLQMGTNKGANQSGMTAPGTRRHIFDKKLELENCDTSTISLQMGTNKVASQQGMTTYGLPRQVYDNKYCANPSETYFNNGSEAEFDGYEYSD; encoded by the exons TTGGCAGGGAAGTATGATCCTCATATGGAGGAGGCTCTTAGGCTATGGATTCAGGATGTGACCAGCAGCAAAATTGGAGAGAACTTCATGGAAAGTCTGAAAGATGGAGTCTTGCTTTGCGA ACTCATTAATGTTCTCCAACCGGGTTCTGTGAAAAAGATCAACCGCTCCAGTCAAAACTGGCACCAG TTGGAAAACATTGGAAATTTTGTCCGTGCAATCACAGAATATGGTCTGAAACCTCATGACATCTTTGAAGCCAACGACTTGTTTGAGAATGCCAACCATACTCAGGTTCAATCCACTCTCATCACTCTGGCTGGAATG acCAAGTCAAAGGGATTCCACTCAAAGTATGACATAGGAGTGAAGTATGCCGAGAAGCAACAGCGCCGCTTTGCTCCAGAGAAGCTAAGGGAGGGACGTAACATCATCGGCTTGCAG ATGGGGACCAATAAACTTGCCAGTCAAAAAGGTATGACTTCTTATGGTACAAGGCGCCATCTTTATGACTCAAAAATGGGCATGGAGAACCCAATGGACCAGTCAACTATCAGTCTACAAATGGGTACCAACAAAGGAGCCAACCAG TCTGGTATGACAGCACCAGGAACAAGAAGACACATCTTTGACAAGAAGCTGGAGTTGGAGAACTGTGACACCAGCACTATATCACTGCAAATGGGTACCAATAAAGTAGCCTCCCAGCAGGGCATGACCACCTATGGCCTCCCCCGCCAGGTTTATGACAACAAATACTGTGCCAACCCTTCCGAAACCTACTTTAACAATGGAAGTGAAGCTGAGTTTGATGGCTATGAGTActctgactaa
- the elof1 gene encoding transcription elongation factor 1 homolog gives MGRRKSKRKPPPKKKMTGNLDTQFTCPFCNHEKSCDVKMERTRNTGIISCSVCLEEFQTPITYLSEPVDVYSDWIDACEAANQ, from the exons ATGGGGCGCAGAAAATCCAAGCGTAAGCCTcccccaaagaaaaaaatgactggcaATTTGGACACGCAGTTTACATGTCCATTTTGCAATCACGAGAAGTCTTGTGATGTGAAAAT GGAGCGAACCCGAAACACAGGAATTATATCTTGCAGTGTTTGCTTGGAGGAGTTTCAGACTCCTATAACCt ATTTGTCAGAACCAGTGGATGTTTACAGTGACTGGATCGATGCATGTGAAGCAGCCAATCAGTGA
- the tmem205 gene encoding transmembrane protein 205: MATDGDPSDLLKVLHLLVLSFSWGIQIWVSFIGGFALVWQVTRHTFGLVQSKLFPVYFYCLLASHFISLAIYAVYHPRDLLNTQETVQMALYFVALVMAGLNGQWFGPAATEIMFLMRVVEKEHGLGNKVGLNAEKEGYSKLKEKDPKYKGYRRTFSRYHGLTNLCNLIGVICTTTNLIYTALNLSTI; encoded by the exons atggcaaccgATGGGGATCCCTCTGACTTGTTGAAAGTGTTACACCTCTTAGTGCTCTCCTTCTCTTGGGGCATTCAGATCTGGGTCTCCTTTATTGGAG GTTTTGCTTTGGTATGGCAGGTGACTCGACATACATTCGGCCTGGTGCAGAGTAAACTCTTCCCAGTTTATTTCTACTGCTTATTGGCCAGCCATTTTATAAGCCTGGCTATTTATGCTGTATATCATCCAAGAGATTTGCTGAACACACAAGAAACAGTGCAG ATGGCTCTGTATTTTGTGGCTTTGGTGATGGCTGGTCTAAATGGTCAATGGTTTGGTCCAGCAGCCACTGAGATTATGTTCCTGATGAGGGTGGTGGAAAAGGAGCATGGTCTTGGTAATAAAGTTGGACTAAATGCTGAAAAGGAAGGCTATTCCAAACTTAAAGAGAAAGACCCCAAGTATAAAGGCTACAGGAGAACTTTCAGCCGCTACCACGGGTTAACCAACCTCTGCAACCTGATAGGTGTCATCTGCACCACAACTAATTTGATCTATACTGCTCTAAATCTTTCTACAATTTAG
- the rab3db gene encoding RAB3D, member RAS oncogene family, b isoform X1 encodes MKMASTESRLKQPPSQKDAADQNFDYMFKLLIIGNSSVGKTSFLFRYADDSFTSAFVSTVGIDFKVKTVFRNDKRIKLQIWDTAGQERYRTITTAYYRGAMGFLLMYDITNQESFSAVQDWATQIKTYSWDNAQVILIGNKCDLEDDRLIPTEDGQRLAEDLGFQFFEASAKDNINIKQVFERLVDVICDKMNETMGGGDTTLMPNLGNKSLNNTSSEGQRNCAC; translated from the exons ATGAAG aTGGCATCAACTGAATCTCGCCTCAAACAGCCGCCATCCCAGAAGGATGCAGCTGACCAGAACTTTGACTACATGTTCAAGCTGCTGATAATTGGCAACAGTAGTGTGGGCAAAACATCTTTCCTGTTCCGATACGCTGATGACTCCTTTACCTCAGCCTTTGTCAGCACTGTTGGCATCGACTTCAAAGTCAAGACTGTCTTCCGCAATGACAAAAGGATCAAGCTGCAAATCtgg GACACAGCAGGACAAGAACGCTATCGGACTATCACCACAGCCTACTACAGAGGTGCCATGGGTTTCCTGCTTATGTATGACATCACCAATCAGGAGTCCTTCAGTGCAGTTCAGGACTG GGCGACGCAGATTAAAACGTACTCATGGGACAACGCTCAGGTGATCCTAATCGGAAACAAGTGTGATCTAGAGGATGACAGGCTTATACCTACGGAAGATGGCCAGCGTCTTGCAGAGGACCTCG GTTTCCAGTTCTTCGAAGCCAGTGCAAAGGACAACATCAACATCAAGCAGGTTTTTGAGCGCCTGGTGGATGTCATCTGTGACAAGATGAATGAGACCATGGGAGGAGGAGACACTACCTTAATGCCCAACCTCGGCAACAAGAGCTTGAATAACACGTCTTCTGAGGGCCAACGGAACTGTGCTTGTTAA
- the rab3db gene encoding RAB3D, member RAS oncogene family, b isoform X2, whose product MASTESRLKQPPSQKDAADQNFDYMFKLLIIGNSSVGKTSFLFRYADDSFTSAFVSTVGIDFKVKTVFRNDKRIKLQIWDTAGQERYRTITTAYYRGAMGFLLMYDITNQESFSAVQDWATQIKTYSWDNAQVILIGNKCDLEDDRLIPTEDGQRLAEDLGFQFFEASAKDNINIKQVFERLVDVICDKMNETMGGGDTTLMPNLGNKSLNNTSSEGQRNCAC is encoded by the exons aTGGCATCAACTGAATCTCGCCTCAAACAGCCGCCATCCCAGAAGGATGCAGCTGACCAGAACTTTGACTACATGTTCAAGCTGCTGATAATTGGCAACAGTAGTGTGGGCAAAACATCTTTCCTGTTCCGATACGCTGATGACTCCTTTACCTCAGCCTTTGTCAGCACTGTTGGCATCGACTTCAAAGTCAAGACTGTCTTCCGCAATGACAAAAGGATCAAGCTGCAAATCtgg GACACAGCAGGACAAGAACGCTATCGGACTATCACCACAGCCTACTACAGAGGTGCCATGGGTTTCCTGCTTATGTATGACATCACCAATCAGGAGTCCTTCAGTGCAGTTCAGGACTG GGCGACGCAGATTAAAACGTACTCATGGGACAACGCTCAGGTGATCCTAATCGGAAACAAGTGTGATCTAGAGGATGACAGGCTTATACCTACGGAAGATGGCCAGCGTCTTGCAGAGGACCTCG GTTTCCAGTTCTTCGAAGCCAGTGCAAAGGACAACATCAACATCAAGCAGGTTTTTGAGCGCCTGGTGGATGTCATCTGTGACAAGATGAATGAGACCATGGGAGGAGGAGACACTACCTTAATGCCCAACCTCGGCAACAAGAGCTTGAATAACACGTCTTCTGAGGGCCAACGGAACTGTGCTTGTTAA
- the epor gene encoding erythropoietin receptor: MTCDHLRRLLALCTIVCALRGSYSIMDAQDFQKKVSIVLDVEPKNPKCFAESKFNFTCFWEEDGKGGSVDQYSFTYAYRGENSSKCPLTTLTTQEGKKLYFCRMDQNSLFIEMNIEIHQNGRLIHNRSLLSEDLFLLDPPTKVTLSTKGHHNELNVSWIPPLKRMDDSMLYEVSYGKAGSHVPQVEVVRTISWTILRDLQPGTKHEVRVRVKLDGVSFNGYWSAWSDPVFMETPPAELNLLILFLILMMGFILMALSFTVLVSNRRFLRKKIWPTIPTPDGKFQGLFTDYGGDFQEWLKQTNEGLWLAPALVFNEEYPNSLEVLSELNLNPSLSPPPLPPKRSGALNLQCTNNVQKSLDLTLRKMPHNHWLMDNLRLQNQHPIPCPQSSLLESQDTYVMLTGNNHHHDNILVDSLPVDVLLAFKKTLMSEAQ; this comes from the exons ATGACATGTGATCACCTGAGACGACTATTGGCACTTTGCACCATAGTGTGCGCCTTAAGGGGGTCCTACAGCATCATGGATGCACAAGATTTCCAAAAGAAAG TCTCTATTGTCCTGGATGTGGAGCCAAAAAACCCCAAATGCTTTGCAGAAAGCAAATTCAACTTCACCTGCTTCTGGGAGGAAGATGGGAAGGGTGGCTCGGTGGATCAATATTCTTTCACATATGCCTACCG AGGTGAAAATAGCAGCAAATGCCCACTGACGACCCTCACCACACAGGAAGGAAAAAAGCTGTACTTTTGCCGTATGGATCAAAATTCACTGTTTATCGAAATGAATATTGAAATTCATCAAAATGGAAGGCTGATCCACAATCGCAGTCTTCTGTCGGAAGACCTTT TTTTACTGGACCCTCCCACAAAGGTGACTCTGAGTACCAAGGGTCATCATAATGAGCTGAATGTAAGCTGGATCCCTCCTTTGAAACGGATGGATGACAGCATGTTATACGAGGTCTCCTATGGAAAGGCTGGAAGCCACGTGCCCCAG GTAGAGGTGGTACGAACCATCTCCTGGACAATCTTAAGGGACCTACAGCCAGGCACTAAGCATGAGGTTCGAGTCCGGGTAAAATTGGATGGCGTGAGCTTTAATGGCTATTGGAGTGCGTGGAGCGACCCAGTGTTCATGGAAACACCGCCTGCAG AGCTCAACCTGCTAATTCTCTTCCTAATCCTCATGATGGGTTTCATTCTGATGGCACTGTCTTTCACAGTGCTTGTATCCAATCGCAG GTTTTTGAGAAAGAAGATTTGGCCAACTATTCCAACCCCTGATGGCAAATTTCAAGGTCTTTTTACAGATTACGGTGGAGATTTTCag GAGTGGTTGAAGCAGACAAATGAGGGATTGTGGTTGGCGCCAGCATTGGTTTTTAATGAGGAATACCCAAATTCTCTGGAGGTTCTCTCAGAGCTAAACCTGAATCCTTCTCTATCCCCTCCACCCCTACCACCAAAAAGGTCTGGTGCTTTGAATCTACAATGTACAAATAATGTGCAGAAGAGCTTGGATTTAACTCTAAGAAAAATGCCTCATAATCACTGGCTGATGGACAACCTAAGGTTGCAGAACCAGCACCCCATCCCTTGCCCCCAGTCATCTCTACTAGAGTCTCAAGATACTTACGTGATGCTTACTGGGAATAATCACCACCACGACAACATTCTCGTGGATTCTTTGCCAGTAGATGTGCTTTTGGCCTTTAAAAAGACACTCATGTCAGAAGCGCAATGA
- the swsap1 gene encoding ATPase SWSAP1, translating into MADILTKTFINLMSKSDPKKDLEVICPASAQCGVLLVGEQNMTRSMLLLVAFTAASQMGIRLVFFTRTKIQNLPLCLQKCLPGMSPESLKKIKFCYPRTLEELLQQVAGLHEPTNTFPFPPALIIIDRMEDFLCGLSGASHRESLTGEQSCVAHLSALLCDTASFLTGILEQSTSSPTNCRIIASYQPKQLSGESDQVLDTLDRYFLLRCTLDQDRSYKAAAAGLKELWHIYFSGSGIPLETSTKDAQLRTSLAQEWQLLMYPDDLIEFCIV; encoded by the exons ATGGCAGATATTTTAACcaaaacattcattaatttaatgTCAAAAAGTGACCCAAAGAAGGATCTGGAAGTGATCTGTCCAGCATCGGCACAATGTGGTGTCCTATTAGTCGGAGAACAAAATATGACACGCTCAATGCTGCTTCTAGTGGCATTTACAGCCGCCTCTCAGATGGGCATCAGATTAGTGTTTTTTACAAGAACGAAAATCCAGAATCTCCCACTGTGTTTGCAGAAATGTCTTCCAGGCATGAGCCCTGAGAGTCTAAAG AAAATCAAATTCTGCTATCCAAGGACATTGGAGGAGTTGCTCCAGCAAGTGGCAGGCCTTCATGAACCCACCAACACATTTCCCTTTCCTCCAGCACTGATCATCATTGACAGAATGGAGGACTTTCTTTGTGGACTTTCAGGTGCCAGCCACAGGGAGTCTTTAACTGGAGAACAATCTTGCGTTGCACACCTGTCGGCATTGTTGTGCGACACAGCCAGTTTTCTCACAGGGATCCTTGAGCAGTCAACGTCTAGCCCAACAAACTGTCGCATCATTGCCTCTTATCAGCCAAAACAGCTAAGTGGAGAATCGGATCAAGTTCTTGACACACTTGACCGCTACTTTCTGTTACGATGTACTTTGGACCAAGACAGAAGCTACAAAGCTGCAGCAGCTGGATTAAAGGAGTTGTGGCACATTTACTTTTCTGGAAGTGGTATCCCCCTTGAAACCTCCACCAAAGATGCACAATTAAGGACAAGTTTAGCCCAAGAATGGCAGTTGTTAATGTATCCTGatgatttaattgaattttgcaTAGTTTGA
- the znf653 gene encoding zinc finger protein 653 isoform X2: protein MAHNQAELDGTQVVEQTGDRGKCVLRRCRGRPRLTDSDRAQRRLESRKKYDIRRVYLGESHKIWSDLRRRTSLSDAGLAAYLIVLHSTFGEKYQHKLLGKSISPGRPEELVNQRKVKRDRESSLHSLMCWYQEHLHSCPHEPQLRALEPQPNFSTAAIWQCVSDHSFVQLLFTPLTEASDSEREEQENECDGENLANTDSLETKRLSSRKKKTKTLLKGGTMLGSELRQTSTNEIEQSEVLTQHVSVETSSNDITLTVPPVWEMEMELERPPGSPETIFHTITSEEEAEDVRQDEDVTERFVEEEQGEEIEHDYECDTVRASFSDQLENTDDGISYSVPPSQSELLVPSLERPEEKGELFDAHSLQAVVTSCDTPDHQTALEGSQLIIITGPSYEAFTPGSLQLNVGVGNVEEDTCTVIRGVTYNQVSDPKSKSKAEEEEDCMTGLDDKHLHRPTVDSLELSADRELKRSLSRSKRNRRGPVIEADGMLKMFHCPYEGCSQVYVAISSFQNHVNLVHRKGRTKVCPHPGCGKKFYLSNHLHRHMIIHSGVRNFICETCGKSFKRKNHLEVHRRTHTGETPLQCEICGYQCRQRASLNWHMKKHTSEAHYNYTCEFCDKRFEKLDSVKFHKLKSHPEKLTS, encoded by the exons ATGGCGCATAACCAGGCAGAATTGGATGGTACCCAGGTTGTGGAACAAACAGGGGATCGAGGAAAATGTGTGTTAAGGCGCTGCAGGGGCAGACCCAGGCTTACAGACTCAGATCGAGCACAACGACGTCTGGAATCCCGAAAAAAGTACGATATCCGGAGGGTTTACCTGGGGGAGTCGCACAAAATCTGGAGTGATCTCCGAAGGCGTACAAGTCTGAGTGATGCTGGACTCGCAGCGTATTTAATTGTTCTTCATTCcacatttggagaaaaatatcaaCATAAACTCTTAGG GAAATCTATTAGCCCAGGTAGGCCTGAAGAGTTGGTGAATCAGAGAAAAG TGAAAAGAGACCGTGAGTCAAGTCTCCATAGCTTGATGTGTTGGTACCAGGAGCATTTGCATTCCTGTCCTCATGAGCCCCAACTCCGAGCTCTGGAGCCACAGCCCAATTTCTCTACTGCAGCCATCTGGCAATGTGTATCCGACCATTCATTTGTGCAACTTCTTTTCACTCCGCTGACGGAGGCAAGTGACTCTGAGAGGGAGGAGcaagaaaatgaatgtgatGGTGAAAATCTTGCAAATACAGATTCACTAGAGACAAAAAGATTATCAAgccggaagaaaaaaacaaaaactttgttAAAAG GAGGAACAATGCTTGGTTCCGAACTTCGGCAAACATCCACTAATGAGATAGAACAGAGTGAAGTTCTAACACAACATGTCAGTGTGGAAACCTCTTCAAATGATATTACCCTTACAGTCCCACCTGTGTGGGAGATGGAAATGGAACTGGAGCGGCCACCAGGCTCTCCTGAAACAATATTTCATACCATTACCTCAGAAGAGGAGGCTGAAGATGTAAGGCAAGATGAAGATGTGACCGAAAGATTTGTGGAAGAAGAGCAAGGAGAGGAAATTGAACATGATTATGAGTGTGATACTGTGAGAGCATCTTTTTCTGATCAACTGGAAAACACAGACGATGGCATAAGTTATTCAGTTCCACCCTCTCAGTCGGAACTGTTGGTCCCCTCCCTTGAGCGACCAGAAGAGAAAGGCGAACTATTTGACGCACATTCTTTGCAGGCGGTGGTGACTAGTTGTGACACTCCGGACCATCAGACTGCTTTAGAAGGCTCACAG CTAATTATTATAACTGGACCCAGCTATGAGGCGTTCACACCAGGCAGTCTTCAGCTCAATGTTGGTGTTGGTAATGTGGAGGAAGACACATGCACTGTCATCAGGGGTGTCACCTACAATCAGGTTTCCGATCCTAAATCAAAAAGCAaagcggaggaggaggaagactgTATGACAG GATTAGATGACAAGCATCTACACCGGCCCACTGTTGACAGTCTGGAACTGAGTGCTGACCGTGAATTGAAGAGAAGTCTGAGCAG ATCAAAGAGAAACAGGAGAGGCCCTGTTATTGAGGCTGATGGGATGCTTAAGATGTTCCATTGCCCATACGAGGGCTGCAGTCAAGTGTATGTCGCTATTAGCAGCTTCCAG AATCATGTGAACCTAGTTCACAGAAAAGGCAGGACCAAGGTTTGTCCACATCCGGGCTGTGGAAAAAAATTCTACCTGTCTAATCACCTACATCGACATATGATCATTCATTCAG GGGTGCGAAATTTCATCTGTGAGACATGTGGCAAATCATTCAAGCGTAAAAACCACCTGGAAGTTCACAGACGGACTCACACCGGAGAAACCCCTTTACA ATGTGAAATTTGTGGTTATCAGTGTCGTCAGCGTGCCTCACTAAACTGGCACATGAAGAAACACACTTCAGAGGCTCACTACAACTACACATGCGAATTCTGCGACAAACGGTTTGAGAAGTTGGACAGTGTTAAATTCCACAAATTGAAGAGCCATCCAGAGAAACTGACATCCTGA
- the znf653 gene encoding zinc finger protein 653 isoform X1, whose amino-acid sequence MAHNQAELDGTQVVEQTGDRGKCVLRRCRGRPRLTDSDRAQRRLESRKKYDIRRVYLGESHKIWSDLRRRTSLSDAGLAAYLIVLHSTFGEKYQHKLLGKSISPGRPEELVNQRKVKRDRESSLHSLMCWYQEHLHSCPHEPQLRALEPQPNFSTAAIWQCVSDHSFVQLLFTPLTEASDSEREEQENECDGENLANTDSLETKRLSSRKKKTKTLLKALGGTMLGSELRQTSTNEIEQSEVLTQHVSVETSSNDITLTVPPVWEMEMELERPPGSPETIFHTITSEEEAEDVRQDEDVTERFVEEEQGEEIEHDYECDTVRASFSDQLENTDDGISYSVPPSQSELLVPSLERPEEKGELFDAHSLQAVVTSCDTPDHQTALEGSQLIIITGPSYEAFTPGSLQLNVGVGNVEEDTCTVIRGVTYNQVSDPKSKSKAEEEEDCMTGLDDKHLHRPTVDSLELSADRELKRSLSRSKRNRRGPVIEADGMLKMFHCPYEGCSQVYVAISSFQNHVNLVHRKGRTKVCPHPGCGKKFYLSNHLHRHMIIHSGVRNFICETCGKSFKRKNHLEVHRRTHTGETPLQCEICGYQCRQRASLNWHMKKHTSEAHYNYTCEFCDKRFEKLDSVKFHKLKSHPEKLTS is encoded by the exons ATGGCGCATAACCAGGCAGAATTGGATGGTACCCAGGTTGTGGAACAAACAGGGGATCGAGGAAAATGTGTGTTAAGGCGCTGCAGGGGCAGACCCAGGCTTACAGACTCAGATCGAGCACAACGACGTCTGGAATCCCGAAAAAAGTACGATATCCGGAGGGTTTACCTGGGGGAGTCGCACAAAATCTGGAGTGATCTCCGAAGGCGTACAAGTCTGAGTGATGCTGGACTCGCAGCGTATTTAATTGTTCTTCATTCcacatttggagaaaaatatcaaCATAAACTCTTAGG GAAATCTATTAGCCCAGGTAGGCCTGAAGAGTTGGTGAATCAGAGAAAAG TGAAAAGAGACCGTGAGTCAAGTCTCCATAGCTTGATGTGTTGGTACCAGGAGCATTTGCATTCCTGTCCTCATGAGCCCCAACTCCGAGCTCTGGAGCCACAGCCCAATTTCTCTACTGCAGCCATCTGGCAATGTGTATCCGACCATTCATTTGTGCAACTTCTTTTCACTCCGCTGACGGAGGCAAGTGACTCTGAGAGGGAGGAGcaagaaaatgaatgtgatGGTGAAAATCTTGCAAATACAGATTCACTAGAGACAAAAAGATTATCAAgccggaagaaaaaaacaaaaactttgttAAAAG CATTAGGAGGAACAATGCTTGGTTCCGAACTTCGGCAAACATCCACTAATGAGATAGAACAGAGTGAAGTTCTAACACAACATGTCAGTGTGGAAACCTCTTCAAATGATATTACCCTTACAGTCCCACCTGTGTGGGAGATGGAAATGGAACTGGAGCGGCCACCAGGCTCTCCTGAAACAATATTTCATACCATTACCTCAGAAGAGGAGGCTGAAGATGTAAGGCAAGATGAAGATGTGACCGAAAGATTTGTGGAAGAAGAGCAAGGAGAGGAAATTGAACATGATTATGAGTGTGATACTGTGAGAGCATCTTTTTCTGATCAACTGGAAAACACAGACGATGGCATAAGTTATTCAGTTCCACCCTCTCAGTCGGAACTGTTGGTCCCCTCCCTTGAGCGACCAGAAGAGAAAGGCGAACTATTTGACGCACATTCTTTGCAGGCGGTGGTGACTAGTTGTGACACTCCGGACCATCAGACTGCTTTAGAAGGCTCACAG CTAATTATTATAACTGGACCCAGCTATGAGGCGTTCACACCAGGCAGTCTTCAGCTCAATGTTGGTGTTGGTAATGTGGAGGAAGACACATGCACTGTCATCAGGGGTGTCACCTACAATCAGGTTTCCGATCCTAAATCAAAAAGCAaagcggaggaggaggaagactgTATGACAG GATTAGATGACAAGCATCTACACCGGCCCACTGTTGACAGTCTGGAACTGAGTGCTGACCGTGAATTGAAGAGAAGTCTGAGCAG ATCAAAGAGAAACAGGAGAGGCCCTGTTATTGAGGCTGATGGGATGCTTAAGATGTTCCATTGCCCATACGAGGGCTGCAGTCAAGTGTATGTCGCTATTAGCAGCTTCCAG AATCATGTGAACCTAGTTCACAGAAAAGGCAGGACCAAGGTTTGTCCACATCCGGGCTGTGGAAAAAAATTCTACCTGTCTAATCACCTACATCGACATATGATCATTCATTCAG GGGTGCGAAATTTCATCTGTGAGACATGTGGCAAATCATTCAAGCGTAAAAACCACCTGGAAGTTCACAGACGGACTCACACCGGAGAAACCCCTTTACA ATGTGAAATTTGTGGTTATCAGTGTCGTCAGCGTGCCTCACTAAACTGGCACATGAAGAAACACACTTCAGAGGCTCACTACAACTACACATGCGAATTCTGCGACAAACGGTTTGAGAAGTTGGACAGTGTTAAATTCCACAAATTGAAGAGCCATCCAGAGAAACTGACATCCTGA